One Gossypium raimondii isolate GPD5lz chromosome 3, ASM2569854v1, whole genome shotgun sequence genomic window carries:
- the LOC105793932 gene encoding uncharacterized protein LOC105793932: protein MMNRNLRESLVSGGGRNNSNNISQASLHHRRGKIFNAGLFPRDSDENLDLFSKSRRSLSVASSDVSVKQGRTSHGSDDLLSSTDGGKHDYDWLLTPPGTPVFPSSEGSESQSAPRSNSKVRSVSTTKASRLSVSHSENNPSSRPARSNSVTRPSLSSSYNNYSSNRGSSILNTSSASVSSYIRPSSPITRSLSTTRPSTPSSRSTSSRPSTPSKVRQSPTGSYLDKSRPSQSSRPSTPTSRPQVPANLNSTAVRSNSRPSTPTRWNPAASLSSPVNPSPSSNGHTVSNGRTAAPASRPSSPGPRVLPPQQPVVPPDFPLDTPPNLRTTLPDRPISAGRSRPSASVTTKTNQDTTSSINMPRRHSSPIVPRGRLTEPPGRTRVHSNGHSSDIHESRKISHASGLAMRKPVKSSTTTADGTGFGRTISKKSLDMAIRHMDIRSGTGSVRSLSGTTLFPQSIRSASVKTQTLRSLSTSDSVNSNGSSCSMKNGDYSENGNSTMRAAENGSDSHDGRYSAKLSEVDIYESSRYDAIFLKEDLKNTNWLHSIDDKLDRASIFDNGFESLPEPFELL, encoded by the exons ATGATGAATAGGAATCTAAGGGAATCGCTGGTGAGCGGCGGAGGGAGGAATAACAGTAATAACATTTCGCAGGCCTCCCTTCATCACCGCCGTGGCAAAATTTTTAACGCTGGATTGTTCCCCAGGGATTCAGACGAGAATTTGGATCTTTTCTCAAAGAGTCGCCGCAGCCTCTCCGTTGCCTCCTCCGATG tATCAGTAAAACAGGGAAGAACATCACATGGATCAGATGATCTACTTTCTTCGACAGATGGAGGAAAGCATGATTATGACTG GCTTCTAACTCCTCCTGGAACTCCAGTCTTTCCTTCATCTGAGGGATCGGAATCTCAGTCAGCTCCAAGAAGCAATTCCAAAGTTAGATCAGTTTCAACCACAAAGGCTTCAAGG CTTTCAGTTTCACATTCTGAAAATAATCCTTCCTCGAGACCTGCTAGAAGCAATTCAGTCACTCGACCTTCTCTCTCTTCTTCATACAATAACTATTCATCAAACAGGGGCAGTTCAATTCTCAATACAAGCTCAGCTTCTGTGTCATCTTATATTAGACCATCATCGCCTATCACCCGCTCATTATCTACAACAAGACCTTCAACCCCATCTTCACGGTCAACATCATCGCGGCCCTCAACTCCTTCGAAAGTCCGTCAATCTCCAACAGGCTCTTACCTTGACAAGAGTAGGCCCTCACAAAGTTCAAGACCGTCGACTCCAACTTCTAGGCCACAAGTCCCCGCAAACTTGAACTCAACAGCTGTTCGTTCGAATTCTCGCCCATCAACTCCCACGCGTTGGAATCCAGCAGCTTCTTTGTCTTCACCAGTTAATCCTTCACCTTCTTCTAATGGGCACACTGTTTCAAATGGTCGCACTGCAGCTCCAGCATCTCGACCAAGCTCCCCAGGTCCACGAGTCCTCCCCCCGCAACAGCCAGTTGTACCCCCTGATTTTCCTCTTGACACACCACCAAACCTTAGAACAACTTTGCCTGATAGGCCAATCTCTGCCGGTAGGTCCAGGCCCAGTGCTTCTGTTACCACGAAGACAAACCAAGATACTACCAGCTCTATAAATATGCCAAGAAGACATTCTTCACCTATTGTCCCGAGGGGAAGACTCACCGAACCTCCTGGAAGGACTCGGGTCCATTCCAATGGGCATTCATCTGACATACACGAGTCACGGAAGATCTCACATGCCTCCGGTTTGGCTATGCGGAAACCTGTAAAATCTTCAACAACCACTGCAGATGGCACAGGATTTGGAAGGACTATCTCAAAGAAATCACTGGATATGGCTATTAGGCATATG GACATAAGAAGTGGCACAGGGAGTGTTCGTTCCCTTTCAGGCACAACGCTTTTTCCTCAGAGCATCCGATCTGCATCTGTAAAAACCCAAACTCTTCGTTCCTTAAGCACTTCAGACTCTGTGAATAGCAATGGAAGCTCTTGTAGCATGAAAAATGGAGACTACTCTGAGAATGGAAATAGTACAATGAGAGCTGCAGAGAACGGAAGTGATTCCCATGATGGAAGATACTCGGCCAAATTAAGTGAGGTGGACATCTATGAGAGTTCCCGTTATGATGCAATATTTCTAAAAGAGGACTTGAAGAATACGAATTGGTTGCATAGCATTGATGATAAATTAGATCGAGCATCCATCTTTGATAATGGATTCGAGTCTCTGCCTGAACCATTTGAGCTATTATAA